The DNA segment CAGGCAGCCGGCTCGGCCACCGTCTACCTCGACGAGGAGACGATGCTGCTGTCGGCCACCACCGCCAGCAAGAAGCCGCGGGAGTCGATCGACTTCTTCCCGCTGACCGTCGACGTCGAGGAGCGGATGTATGCCGCCGGCCGGATCCCCGGCTCCTTCTTCCGCCGCGAGGGCCGGCCGTCGGAGGGCGCGATCCTGGCCTGTCGGCTGATCGACCGCCCGCTGCGCCCGACCTTCGTCAAGGGTCTGCGCAACGAGGTCCAGGTCGTCGTCACCGTGATGGCGCTGGACCCGAACAGCCTCTACGACGTGGTCGCGATCAACGCCGCCTCCATCTCCACCCAGCTCTCCGGACTGCCCTTCAGCGGACCGATCGGCGGCATCCGGATCGCCCTGATCGGCGACCAGTGGGTCGGTTTCCCGACCGTCGAGCAGTTGGCGGAGTCCACCTTTGACATGGTCGTCGCCGGCCGCGTGCTGGCCGACGGTGATGTCGCCATCATGATGGTCGAGGCCGAGTCGACCGAGCAGACCTGGGACCTGGTGAAGGCAGGCAAGACCGCCCCGACCGAGAGCGTCGTCGGTGCCGGTCTGGAAGCGGCCAAGCCGTTCATCAAGGCGCTGTGCGATGCGCAGGCCGAACTGGCGGCCAAGGCTGCCAAGCCGACCGTCGACTTCCCGGTCTTCCGTGACTACGAGGACGACGTCTACGCCGCCGTGGAGGCCGATGCCTCCGAGGCCCTGGCCAAGGTGATGAGCATCGCCGACAAGGTCGAGCGGGAGACCGCCACCGACGCGCTGCTGGCCGAGGTCCGCGACCGGGTCGGCCCGCAGTTCGAGGGCCGGGAGTCCGAGATCAACGGTGCCTACCGGGCGCTGACCAAGAAGCTGGTCCGGAACAAGGTGCTCACCGAGCAGGTACGCATCGACGGCCGCGGGCTGCGCGACATCCGTACCCTCTCGGCCGAGGTCGGGGTGATTCCGCGGGTGCACGGTTCGGCCCTGTTCCAACGCGGCGAGACCCAGATCCTGGGCGTCACCACCTTGAACATGTTGGACATGGAGCAGAAGCTCGACGTGCTGGGTCCGGAGACCTCCAAGCGCTACATGCACAACTACAACTTCCCGCCCTACTCGACCGGTGAGACCGGCCGCGTCGGTTCCCCGAAACGCCGCGAGATCGGCCACGGTGCGCTCGCCGAGCGCGCCCTGGTCCCGGTGCTGCCGACCCGCGAGGAGTTCCCCTACGCGATCCGTCAGGTCTCGGAGGCGCTGGGCTCCAACGGCTCCACCTCCATGGGTTCGGTCTGTGCCTCGACCATGTCACTGCTGAACGCCGGTGTGCCGCTGCGCGCCCCGGTCGCCGGTATCGCCATGGGCCTGATGAGTGGTGAGGTCGACGGCCAGACCAAGTACATCGCGTTGACCGACATCCTCGGAGCCGAGGACGCCCTCGGTGACATGGACTTCAAGGTCGCCGGTACCAAGGACTTCATCACCGCACTGCAGCTCGACACCAAGCTCGACGGCATCCCAGCCAGCGTGCTGTCCGATGCGTTGCTGCAGGCCAAGGATGCGCGTTACACCATCCTCGAGGTGATGGCCGAGGCCATCGACGCACCCGATGAGATGAGCCCGACCGCCCCGCGGATCATCTCGGTCACCATCCCGGTGGACAAGATCGGTGAGGTGATCGGCCCGAAGGGCAAGATCATCAACCAGATCCAGGACGAGACCGGCGCCAACATCTCGATCGAGGACGACGGCACCATCTACATCGGTGCCGATCGGGGCGAGGCAGCCGAGGCGGCACGGGCGGCGGTCAACGCGATCGCCAACCCGACCATGCCGGAGAAGGGCGAGCGCTACCTGGGAACGGTCGTGAAGACGACCAACTTCGGTGCCTTCGTCTCCCTGCTGCCGGGCAAGGACGGACTGCTGCACATCTCCAAGCTGCGTGACCTGACCGGTGGCAAGCGGGTGGAGAACGTCGACGACGTGTTGAGCGTCGGCCAGAAGCTGCAGGTCGAGATCGCCGACATCGACGATCGCGGCAAGCTGTCGCTGATCCCGGTGGTCGAGGAGACCGCGGTCGAGACCGAGGACGCCCCGGCTCCGGCCCAGGGCTGAAACGATCATCGACTGAAGCGCTGGTGAACGCAGGGTGAGCAACCCGACGACCCCATCTCGGCAGCATCGAGCAGGCGACATCCGCCACTCGGTGCTGCCGAGTGGTATCCGGTTGGTGACCGAGAACATGCCCGGTGCAGCCTCTGCCTGCATCGGCTTCTTCATCGGCACCGGATCCCGCTCGGAGACGGTGCTGCAGCATGGTGCCTCCCACTTCTTGGAACACGTCTTGTTCAAGGGCACACCGACTCGGGCGCCGGAGGACATCTCGGCCGAGATCGAACAGGTCGGCGGTGACATCAATGCCTACACAGCCAAGGAACACACCTGCTTCCACGCGAAGGTGATCGGTTCCGACGGACCGATGGCAGTCGACGTCCTCTCCGACATGCTCGCCAATTCGCTGATCCGGTCGGCCGACCTGGAGGCCGAACGGGAGGTGATCCTGGACGAGATCGCGATGCACACCGACGATCCGGGTGAGGTCGCCCACGAGTTGGTCAGCGGACGGTTGCTGGCCGGTGACGCCCTCGAACGGCCGGTCATCGGCACCCACCACTCGATCGTCGACATGACCCGGCGCCGGGTGCTCAACTACTGGCGCCGCCACTACCGCCCGGAGAACATCGTGGTCAGTGTCGCCGGGGTGGCCGACCATGATCGACTCATTGATCAACTGGAGGAGTTCGCCGGCCAACTGCCGGGTCCGGCCACCGGCGCGCCCATCCATCACACGACCAGCTCAGCTCGGCCGGCGGTGATCCCGGCGGCTGTGATCAGCCGCAGCCGCGACTTCGAACAGTCGAATGCGGTGATGGGATTCCGTGGTGTCGGAGTGCTCGATCCACGGCGTCCGGCACTGAATCTGCTGGCCACCATCCTCGGTGGCGGAATGAGTTCGCGGTTGTTCGTCGAGGTACGCGAGCGCCGCGGTCTCGCCTATGCGATCGATGCCACCGAAGGTGCCTACAGTGACACCGGCCTTTTCGCCATCGAGTGGGCCAACCAGTCCGAGCGGACCGCCGAGATCGTCTCCGTCGTCCGGGACCAGATCGCCGACCTGCTCGACGGCGGAATCACCGCCGAGGAGGTGGAACGGGCCAAGGGCCAGGTGCGCGGTCAGACGATCCTGGGATACGAGGGCGCGCTGCCGCGGATGAGCCGCAACGGCAGCGGCCTGTTGATCGGTGACGACCGGACCATCGAGGAGATGGTGGAAGCCTACGAGGCTGTCGGGGTCGACGAACTCACCGAGGTGGCGCGGACGTACCTCTCGGTACCGCCGGTGATCGGCATAGTCGGACAGCGCCCCAACCGGCGCAAGGTAGAACGGCTGTTGCGTCGCTGGCCAGGGTGAACGATCGCCGAGTGCAGACGGTTGATCATCTGCCGGTCGATCGTCGTGCCGACCGCGACCGGTCGGCGCAGGTGGTGTCGCGGATCGTCCCGTACCGGAACCGAAGCGGCCGACTAGGCTGGGCGGAGGTTTCGCCACGACGGACGGAATCGGGTCACAGCGAACTGCGCCGTAGCGGTGCATGGAGGATTTGAGCATGGATGTTGCGGTCTTCGGGGCCGGTGGTCGGATGGGCCAGGCGAGTTGCCAGGCAGTGGAGGCCAGCGACGATCTGAACCTGGTTGCGCGGATCGACTCCGGTGACGATCGGGAGCCCGCGACCGCAGCGCAGGTCGTGATCGACTTCACCCATCCCGATGCGGTGATGGACAATCTGCAGTGGTGCCTCGAGCACGGCATCAACGCCGTTGTCGGTACCACCGGATTCACCGATGAGCGGCTGGAAACCCTGCGGGAATCGTTGACGCAGGCCCCGGGTGTGGGCATCGTGATCGCTGCCAACTTCTCCATCGGCGCAGTGCTGATGATGAAGTTCGCCGAACAGGCGGCCGCCTTCTACGAGTCGGCGGAGATCATCGAACTGCACCATCCGAACAAGGCCGATGCGCCCTCGGGTACGGCCACGACCACTGCGCGGCGAATGGCAGCTGCGCGTACCGCGGCCGGGCTCGGCCCGTCTCCCGATGCCACCCAGCACGAGGTCCCGGGGGCCCGCGGTGCCACGGTCGACGACATCCATGTGCATTCGGTACGGCTGCGCGGCCTCGTCGCCCACCAGGAGGTGCAGTTGGGTGCCGAAGGCGAGACCCTGACCATCCGGCACGACTCCTACGACCGGGTGTCCTTCATGCCCGGTGTGCTGGCCGCGGTACGGGCGGTGCCGCAGCTGCCGGGACTGACCGTCGGCATCGAATCGATCCTCGGACTCTGAGGCGTGAGCGAGACCTACATCCGCAGTTCGGCGAGCCGGCCACGGCGGCGCAACCGCCTGCTGCTCGTACTGTTCACGCTGATCGTCCTGGCGGTTCTGCTCCTCGGTGTGGACCGCGGCGCAGCCTGGCTGGTCGGACAGCAACAGGCCGAGCAGTTGCAGCGCGACTTCGGCATGAGCCAGACCCCGGAGGTCACCTTCGACGGCTTCCCCTTCCTCACCCAGTTGATCGCCGGCAACTTCGAGCGGGTCGAGGTGCACGCCGATGAGCTGACCGTCGCCGCGGGTGAACAGCAGTTCACCCTGCAGGACACCGACCTCGAACTGCTCGACGTCCGAGGCATCACCGAACCCGTCGCCACTCAGCTGAACGGCACCGGGGTGCTGGACTGGAACAGTGTCGCCTCACTGGTCGGCGCACCGGTGAGTTATGCCGGCTCCGATGCGGCGGGCACCGGCCGGATCCAGGTCGACTACACCGCCCAGGTCTTCGGTTCTGCGGTCACCGCCACCGTGATCGGTACGCCCATGCTGGACCCGGAAGCGCAGACCCTCACTCTCGGCGAGGCCCAGGTCTCGGTGGCCGGGTACGAACTGCCCGAGGCGGTGTCGAACCAGTTGATCAACCAGTTCGCGGGCGACATCCCGTTGAGTCTGCCGTTGAATCTCAAGGTCGACGAGTTGAGCGCGGAATCGGCCGGTATGAACGTGGCGATCAGCGGGTCCGAGGTGAACTTCAGCGGCAACTGATCGTGGTCTGTGCGCCGCTTGCCGGCGGAGGGGCAGACAGCCGTCGTCCGCCGCTCGAAGCCGGGGCTGCGACTCGATCGTCACGCGGTGGGCGCGCTTGGTGATGTCACTTCGCGGCCATCGGGCGTACGGCCTCGCGGCCTCGATCAGACGGTTCTGCTCATCGGGCTCGTTCTCGGGAGAGTGCCGCAGCAACCTTGGTGGCGGGTCTTCGCCGATCCGGTGGGCGCCCGTGCGTCACTGAAGTGCCGCTGCAACCTTGATGGCGGTCTCCTTCGCCGATCCCGGGTTCTGCCCGGTGATCAGATTGCCGTCGACGACCGCGTGGGAGACGAAGGAGAGCTTCGCCTTCTCGTACCGCGCACCACGTTCCTTCGCGGCCTCTTCTGCGTTGTACGGCACCAGTTTGTCGACCCTGGCCAGGACCTCCTCGGTCCAGGAGAATCCGGTCATCCGGTGTCCGGTGATCAAGAACTCGCCGCTGGACAGCCGGGTGTTGAGCAGCCCGCAGTAACCGTGGCAGACCGAGGAGACGATGCCGCCGCGCTCATAGATCTCCCGGGTGATCCGTTGCAGTCCGTCGCTGTCGGGGAAGTCGTACATCACCGCGTGGCCACCGGTGAAGTAGATGGCGTCGAAGTCCTCGGAGGTGATCTGCTCGGGCCCGGGAGTGTTCGGTAGCAGTCTCATCAGCGCAGGATCGTCGTGGAAAGCTCGTGCGCTGCGGTCGTAGAGCGGGAACTTCATCGCTCGCGGTTCCAGCGGGACCGGGCCACCCGCCGGGCTGACCAGGCTCTGGTCGAAGCCGTGCTCGGCGAACACGTCCCAGGCATGGGACAGCTCGGAGAGCCACAATCCGGTCGGGTGGCCCGGGTCGTCGTCGAACGAACCGGTGTTGGTGACGACGTGCAGGATGCGCGTGGCCATTGGATCCTCCTCGGTCGGCTGTCGGTCGAAGGCCGGCAGGCGAGGACGGCCAGGGCGAAAGTTTACAGCGCAAACATGGGGTCGGCCAGTGTCCGGTGAGGTGTTCGGGTGAGCGGGCAGGGTCCGGTGAGCGGGCAGGGTCCGGGGACAGGGGGCAGGGTCCGGGGACCGGGGGCAGGGTCCGGGGACAGGGGACAGGGTCCGGGGACAGGGGACAGGGGGCAGGGTCGGGTGAGTGGGCATTGTCGGGTGGGCGCCGATGCTCTGCTGAGACACCAGCGTGGGTTGGGCGTCTGTGCCTGTCTCACGATGGGCCGCTGTGGATGCCGTCCGTCTGCCGGAGATCGGGTTCGGCAACCGCTGATGGGCGTGTGCCCGGAGCTGATGGCGATTCGGTTGCACAAGCCGCAAGGTGGCCAGCCCAGCATCCTGCATCTTGCCCGGCCACCCAGAACTCGATGGCCACGAAGTGCCCGTCGTGGTGAGGTTGCGCGGTCCGGGTTTCGACACGGCAGCGGGCGGGGCACGGTCGAGCATCAGCAAGACAAACGTCACACTCGATCCTCGAATCGGACAGAATCACCCCGAATGCGGGCGGGTCTGCTGATCGACTGTGACGTTTGTTTGGTTCCGCCCCGACCAGGTGCTGGGTGACCCGGTGCTCAGGCCGTCTCGGACGCTGTTTCCGCGGTTGCCGGGTGTGCCCAGGGTTCAGGCCGGTGTTGAGTTCAGGCCGGTGTTGAGTTCAGCCGGGTGTTGAGTTCAGGCCGGTGTTGAGTTCAGCCGGGTGTTGAGTTCAGCCGGTGATGGTCGTATCGGTGACCGCAGTCCGCTCCGCCGAAGTCGTGACCCGGACTCGACACCGACGAGGCGGGTCGGACGGTGCGACCGCACGGT comes from the Naumannella halotolerans genome and includes:
- a CDS encoding type 1 glutamine amidotransferase domain-containing protein; translation: MATRILHVVTNTGSFDDDPGHPTGLWLSELSHAWDVFAEHGFDQSLVSPAGGPVPLEPRAMKFPLYDRSARAFHDDPALMRLLPNTPGPEQITSEDFDAIYFTGGHAVMYDFPDSDGLQRITREIYERGGIVSSVCHGYCGLLNTRLSSGEFLITGHRMTGFSWTEEVLARVDKLVPYNAEEAAKERGARYEKAKLSFVSHAVVDGNLITGQNPGSAKETAIKVAAALQ
- a CDS encoding M16 family metallopeptidase; the encoded protein is MTENMPGAASACIGFFIGTGSRSETVLQHGASHFLEHVLFKGTPTRAPEDISAEIEQVGGDINAYTAKEHTCFHAKVIGSDGPMAVDVLSDMLANSLIRSADLEAEREVILDEIAMHTDDPGEVAHELVSGRLLAGDALERPVIGTHHSIVDMTRRRVLNYWRRHYRPENIVVSVAGVADHDRLIDQLEEFAGQLPGPATGAPIHHTTSSARPAVIPAAVISRSRDFEQSNAVMGFRGVGVLDPRRPALNLLATILGGGMSSRLFVEVRERRGLAYAIDATEGAYSDTGLFAIEWANQSERTAEIVSVVRDQIADLLDGGITAEEVERAKGQVRGQTILGYEGALPRMSRNGSGLLIGDDRTIEEMVEAYEAVGVDELTEVARTYLSVPPVIGIVGQRPNRRKVERLLRRWPG
- a CDS encoding polyribonucleotide nucleotidyltransferase; the encoded protein is MEGPEVFTTEAVIDNGAFGTHTVRFETGFLAKQAAGSATVYLDEETMLLSATTASKKPRESIDFFPLTVDVEERMYAAGRIPGSFFRREGRPSEGAILACRLIDRPLRPTFVKGLRNEVQVVVTVMALDPNSLYDVVAINAASISTQLSGLPFSGPIGGIRIALIGDQWVGFPTVEQLAESTFDMVVAGRVLADGDVAIMMVEAESTEQTWDLVKAGKTAPTESVVGAGLEAAKPFIKALCDAQAELAAKAAKPTVDFPVFRDYEDDVYAAVEADASEALAKVMSIADKVERETATDALLAEVRDRVGPQFEGRESEINGAYRALTKKLVRNKVLTEQVRIDGRGLRDIRTLSAEVGVIPRVHGSALFQRGETQILGVTTLNMLDMEQKLDVLGPETSKRYMHNYNFPPYSTGETGRVGSPKRREIGHGALAERALVPVLPTREEFPYAIRQVSEALGSNGSTSMGSVCASTMSLLNAGVPLRAPVAGIAMGLMSGEVDGQTKYIALTDILGAEDALGDMDFKVAGTKDFITALQLDTKLDGIPASVLSDALLQAKDARYTILEVMAEAIDAPDEMSPTAPRIISVTIPVDKIGEVIGPKGKIINQIQDETGANISIEDDGTIYIGADRGEAAEAARAAVNAIANPTMPEKGERYLGTVVKTTNFGAFVSLLPGKDGLLHISKLRDLTGGKRVENVDDVLSVGQKLQVEIADIDDRGKLSLIPVVEETAVETEDAPAPAQG
- a CDS encoding DUF2993 domain-containing protein gives rise to the protein MSETYIRSSASRPRRRNRLLLVLFTLIVLAVLLLGVDRGAAWLVGQQQAEQLQRDFGMSQTPEVTFDGFPFLTQLIAGNFERVEVHADELTVAAGEQQFTLQDTDLELLDVRGITEPVATQLNGTGVLDWNSVASLVGAPVSYAGSDAAGTGRIQVDYTAQVFGSAVTATVIGTPMLDPEAQTLTLGEAQVSVAGYELPEAVSNQLINQFAGDIPLSLPLNLKVDELSAESAGMNVAISGSEVNFSGN
- the dapB gene encoding 4-hydroxy-tetrahydrodipicolinate reductase; amino-acid sequence: MDVAVFGAGGRMGQASCQAVEASDDLNLVARIDSGDDREPATAAQVVIDFTHPDAVMDNLQWCLEHGINAVVGTTGFTDERLETLRESLTQAPGVGIVIAANFSIGAVLMMKFAEQAAAFYESAEIIELHHPNKADAPSGTATTTARRMAAARTAAGLGPSPDATQHEVPGARGATVDDIHVHSVRLRGLVAHQEVQLGAEGETLTIRHDSYDRVSFMPGVLAAVRAVPQLPGLTVGIESILGL